In Methanobacterium sp., the DNA window GTGCAAGAAACCATCCTGGTGTAGATATAGTGTCGGTAGAAAACTTAAATGCTGAACTTTTAGCTCCAGGTACACACGCAGGTAGATTTACAATATACACAAAATCTGCCATTGAAAAATTAGGTGAATTATTCCAATAAAGTTATAGGACGTGTGAAAATGGATCCTTATGCAATAATAGTAAAACCACACTTAACAGAAAAAAGTATGAACTCTATTGACCAAAATAATGAGTTAACATTCATAGTACTGCGAACTGCTAGAAAAGCAGATGTAAAAAGCGCGTTTGAGGACCTTTACGCTGTTAAAGTAGAAAGAGTAAACACTCAATTTACTTCAAAAGGTGAAAAGATAGCATATATTAAACTTGCAGCAGAACACAGCGCAGAGGATATAGCAGTTAAAATGGGAGTATTCTAAATAACTCCAATTTAATCTAATTATCCGCAAAGACCAAATAGGGTCATGTATGGAGGAATAAATAATGGGAAAACGTTTAAAATCACAAAGACAAGGGAGAGGAACTCCTACTCATAGGAGTGCATCCCATCGATTCAAAGGAAGGATCGAATACAGATCGTATGATAATGTAGAAAAAGAAGGCAGTTTGAAAGGAAAAATTGCTGATATCATTCACGATCCTGGAAGAAGTGCACCAATAGCATTGGTAAAATTTGAAAATGGTGAAAAATTACTGGTATTAGCACCAGAAAGTATACAAATAAATGATGATATAGAATTTGGAGCTTCAGCACCAATCAAAGCAGGAAATGCATTACCACTTGCACAGATTCCAGAAGGAACACCTGTATATAATCTTGAAAAAAGCCCTGGAGACGGCGGAAAATTCGTTAAAGCATCAGGCACTCACGCTTCTTTAATAACCCATGATGTAGGAAAGGCAATAGTAGAATTGCCATCAGGAGAATTAAAAGCATTTCATCCTGCCTGCAGAGCAACCATTGGAGTAGTTGCTGGAGGAGGAAGGAAAGAAAAACCATTCCTTAAAGCAGGAAACAGATACTACGCTTTAAACGCTAAAGGTAAAAAGAATGTTAGCGTTAGAGGAGTGGCAATGAACGCAGTAGATCACCCACACGGTGGTGGAAACAGACAACATCCTGGAAAGCCGACTACAGTTTCAAGACATGCGCCACCAGGAAGAAAAGTAGGTTCAATCGCTGCTAGAAGAACAGGGAAAAGAAGATAAAATTAAAATTTTTAAAAAAAGGGAACCCTCAAACATTTCAGTTTGGGGCACCGAAAATCGAAGCTTGCAAAAATCTTTTCAAAGATTTTTGCGCTCCAAAAATTCTTCGAATTTTTGAGAGATTTTCGAGTGTAAATAAAATAAAAGCTCAAATAAAATATGAGGAGGCGACTAATTGGCTAGAAAAGAATTTATATATCGCGGTTATACATTAGAAGAGTTACAACAGATGCCTTTGGATAATGTTATACAACTCTTCCCATCAAGACAGAGAAGATCCCTTAGAAGGGGATTTCTCCCAAGACAAAAGAAAGTGCTTGAAAATATAAGAAAAATAAAAAAAGAAGGAAAAAAGGGCGGAAGACCACAGATAATCAAAACTCATTGTAGGGACATGATTGTTCTCCCAGAAATGGTAGGATTAACCTTTGGAATTTACAATGGAAAAGAATTCACAGAAGTAACCATACTACCAGAAATGATTGGATGTTACTTTGGGGAATTTGCACTTACAAGAAAACGAGTACAACACGGGGATCCTGGAATGGGTGCTACAAGGTCATCTATGTTCGTACCTCTTAAATAAGGAGAGAATACAATGGCAAAGATTAACTACGCTTATACGGATGACAATAAAGCTAAAACAGCTAAGGCTCTTGGAAGATCCCTTAAGATCTCTCCAAAACATTCTGTTGAAATATGTAACAAAATAAGAGGAATGAATGTAGAAACTGCCAAAAATTACCTTGAAGACGTAATTGAAATGAAAAAAGCAGTTCCTTTCAAAAAGCATAACAAAAAAGTAGGTCACAGAAGAGGGTTAGAAGGCTGGCCAACTGGTAGATATCCAGTGAAAGCAGCAGCCCAAATTCTTGATATAATTAAAAGTGCTGAAGCAAATGCTGAATACAAAGGCCTTGATACCGAAAATCTTAAAATAATACACATATCTAGCCACAAGGGATACGTAATACGTGGATGGACTCCAAGAGCTTTTGGAAGAGCCAGTCCATTTAACACACCAACCACCCACATACAGATTGTTCTAGAGGAGGCACAGAATTAAATGATTGAAAAAGATTTTGTCACAGAAGGTCTTAAAAGGACAAGAATTGATGAATACCTTGAAAACGAGCTTGAAAGGGCAGGTTATGGTGGAATGGAAATTCAAATAACCCCTCTAGGTACAATGATTGTTGTTTATGCTGAACGTCCAGGAATGGTTATTGGAAGAGGTGGAAAAACCGTCAGAAACATAACACAAACCCTAAAAACAGGCTACGGACTTGAAAATCCTCAAGTAGAAGTTAAAGAAGTTGACATTCCTGAACTTAACCCTAAAATAATGGCTCATAAAATTGCAGCAATGCTGCAGCGTGGAATGCACTTTAGAAGAGTAGCGTACACAGCACTTAGAAGAATAATGGGTGCCGGAGCACAGGGTGTAGAAGTTACGATTTCTGGTAAAATAAGAGGTGCAAGGTCAGCAACAGCAAAATTCAATGATGGTTACATTAAAAAATGTGGTGAACCATCTATAAGGTTTGTTAAAGAAGGATTTGCAACTGTTCAACTAAAACCTGGAGTTTTAGGAATATATGTTAGAATTATGCCGCCAGGAATGATTTTACCTGATAAAGTGGATATTCTACAAGTTGCTGTTGAAGAACCGGAAGCTGAAACAATCTCTGAAACTTTAGAAGTAGAAGAAGTTGAAGAATCTTCAGATCAAGAAATTGAGGACACAAAAATCAGTGAAATCGCTGAAGAGCTTGAAGAAGAAACTTCTGAAGAGTTAGAAGAAGCAGAAGATATTGCTGAGGAACTGGAAGAAGCAGAGGAATCTGTTGAAGAGGAGCCTGAATCTGAAGAAGCTGTTGAACCGGAATCTGAAGAGGAACCTGAAGAATCTGTTGAAGAGGAGCCTGAATCTGAAGAAGCTGTTGAACCGGAATCTGAAGAGGAACCTGAGTCTGAAGAAATTACTGAAGATGAATCTGGTGAGGAACTGGAAGAAGCAGAGGAAACTATTGAGGAACCTGAAGAGGAGCCTGAAAAAGCTTCTAAAGAACCTGAAAAGGCACAAGAAGAGTCAAAAAAGCCAGAATAGAAATATTGCATATGCATAAATATAAAAAGGATGGAATAACATGGTAATATTAAGGAGCAAAGAAATACGTGAAATGGAAACCGAGGACATCCAGAAGAAACTGGATGAACTCAAAGCAGAATATGCAAAAAATATTTCAAAGAGTTCTGCAGCAGGAGTTTATGAAAATCCTGGGAAAATCAAGGAACTTAAAAGAACAATTGCACGTGTCCTTACCATAATGAACGAAAAACAGAGGGAGAAGTAAAATAGATGAAAGTCTGCGAGATTTGTGGTCTTCCAGAAGAACTTTGTGTCTGTGAAGAAATAGCTAGAGAAATTCAAAAAGTTAAAGTATACACAGTAAGAAGGCGTTTCGGAAAGCTTATGACCATTGTAGAAGGTATAGATAAGCACGATATAGATATAAGAGAACTAACAAAGGAACTCAAGAATAAATGCGCCTGTGGAGGGACTGCTAAAAAAGGCCAGATTGAACTTCAAGGGGACCATAAAAGGAAGGTCAAGCAAGTTCTGGCTAATATGGGTTTTTCTTCAGATACAATAGAAATAAGATAATTTCAATAGAAAATTCAGTGAAATAAAGACAATCTCTCAGTTTAAAGCTATTAAACTGCTAACAAAGTAAATAAGACTTTCAAACACGAAAAATGATAACTCCAAAGAATATATTCCAACATGAGCTAATAGGACTCCCTGTTAAGATTGTAAATAGTACTCATGATGGATTCATAGGAATAGAAGGAAAAGTTGTTGATGAGACTAAAAACACCATCAAAATTGAACAAGAGGACGAAACTGAGAAAGTAGTTCCCAAGGGAGTTGCAACTTTTCATTTTAATTTGCCTGAGGGCATTATTGTAGAAATAGATGGCAATATTATCATTGCTCGCCCTGAAGATAGGATAAAAAAGAAATTCAGGAAATATTGGTGATAACATGGTAGGTATTGATGTTCAAGAACCTAAAGAAAAATGTGACGATCCGAACTGCCCATTTCATGGAGCTCTTCCAGTAAGAGGCCAGATTTTAGAGGGTATTGTTACAAGCGACAAAGCTGAAAGGACAATCACAGTAGAAAGAAGTTTTTATAAATTTATAAGAAAATACGAAAGATACGAAAAAAGAAAATCAAAAATAACCGCTCACAAGCCTGACTGTATTGATGTAAATATAGGTGATGCAGTGAAAATCGCAGAATGCAGGCCTTTAAGTAAAACCAAACATTTCGTGGTTTTAGAGGTTAAAGGAGACAAATAAATGAAAGCTATCACTTCAAATGTTACAAGAGTTTTACCAATAGGTGCAAGACTCCAGTGCATTGACAACACAGGTGCAAGGGAAGTTGAAATTGTATCTGTTAAAGGATACAAAGGTGTAAGAAGGAGACTTGCAATCGCAGGTGTAGGTGACATGATTATAGTTACTGTTAAAAAAGGAACTATAGACATGAGAAAAGAAGTTATGACTGCTGTTGTTGTAAGACAGAAAAAAGAATACAGAAGAGCAGATGGCTTAAGGGTTAAATTTGAAGACAATGCTGCAGTTATAATAACTCCAGAAGGTACATTAAAGGGTTCTGAAATAAGAGGCCCTGTTGCTAAAGAAGCAGCTGAAAGATGGCCAAGTATTGGAAGTGCTGCAAGCACTATAGTTTAATGGTGATAAAATGTCAAAACAACCAAGAAAACAAAGGAAACTTCTTCACAAAGCACCATTACATGTAAGACATAAATTAATGAGTGTTACATTAAGTAAAGAACTCAGAGAACAGCATGGAAAAAGATCCATCCCTGTAAAAAAAGGTGACACTGTAAAAATAATGCGTGGAGACTTTAAAGACCACGAAGGAAAAGTAGAAAAAGTGGATCTTAAAAAATACAGAGTTCAAATTGAAGGAGCTTCATTACAAAAACCAGACGGAAATCAAATTTATCACTCTGTACACCCATCCAAACTTATGATAGTAGAGCTTGATTTGGATGATGAAGAGAGGAATAAAATAATGGAGAGGAAGGGATAAAATGGCAATAATGGGATCTAGAAAACATCTCAAGCGTTTTAAAGCGCCAAAACATTGGCCAATCCATCCAAAAGAAAATAAATGGACCGTAAAACCAAATGCAGGTCCTCACGCTATAGATGAATCATTACCTTTACTTCTTGTAGTTCGTGATATTCTCAAAGTTGCTGATAATGCCAGAGAAGCAAAACGAATTATAAACAGCGGCGAAATTCTTGTAGATGGAAGGGTAAAAAAAGATTATAAATTCCCTGTTGGATTTATGGATGTAATAGAAATTCCAAAATCAGAAAGTATATATAGAGTTTTACCGGATGAAAAAGGAAGATTAGTACTTTATCCAATAGCAACAGAGAATAAAGAATTTAAACTCTGTAAAATCACTAATAAAACCACTATAAAAGGTGGCAAAACTCAACTTAACTTACATGATGGAAGAAACTGTCTTAGTGAAGATGAATGCAGGGCAGGGGATGTAATAATCCTTAAAGTTCCAGAACAGGATATATCTGAAGTAATTAAATTCGAAAAAGGAACTATTGGCCTTATAACTGGTGGAAAACACATTGGTGAAATTGGTAAAATTAAGGAGATTAACATAACAAAATCTTCAATGCCTAACACCGTTGAAATAGAAACCGAAAATAAAAAGACATTTCTTACATTAAAAGAGTATGTTTTTGTAATCGGTAAAACCAAACCTGTAATCACACTTCCTGGAGGTAAATAGATGAACCCAATGGAAGAAGTAAAAATAGCAAAGGCAACAATCAACATTGGTGTTGGTGAAGCTGGAGAAAGGCTTGTAAGGGCTGAGAACTTAATTAAAAGCATAACAAACCAACAACCAGTACGTACTTTTTCTAAAGTTACAAATCCTGAATTTGGTATAAGAAAAGGGCAACCCATAGCATGTAAAGTTACATTAAGGGGAGAAAAAGCTGACAAAGCCATTAAAATGATTCTTGATGGTATTGAAAACAAATTAAAAACAAGCCAATTCGATGCTCAAGGAAATGTTTCATTTGGAATAGAAGAACACATAGACATTCCAGGAATGCGCTATGATCCAGATATAGGTATATTTGGAATGAATATTTCCGTAACATTCGAAAAAGCAGGTTATAGAATTAAAAAAAGGAAAATCCAAAGGAAAAAAATCCATAATAAACATAAAGTAACTTCAGAAGAAACTATAAACTTTATGAAGGAAAATTTCCAAGTTAGGATTAAATAAGGTTGCAGGAAATGTGTAAATTTCCTGAACCCCAAAATGAAAAATTTTTAGGTGATACACTTGCCAAGAAAATACGGAAAAGCATCAAGAAAATGTAGAAGATGCGGCGATCACTCTGCATTAGTTAGAAGATACGGGCTTATGTTATGCAGACAATGCTTCAGAGAACTCGCACACAAAATAGGATTTAAAAAATACAATTAAGAGGTGTTATTCGTGCTTATGGATCCTTTAGCAAACGCGCTTACTAACATGAGAAATAATGAAATGCAGGGAAATAATAGATGTAAAATTTCACCTGCATCAAAAATGATAGGGCGCGTTCTAAGAACAATGCAAAAAGAAGGATATATCGGCGAATTTGAATTTGTCGATGACAACAAAGCCGGACAGTTCATAGTAGAACTTGAAGGAAATATAAATAAATGCGGTGTTATAAAGCCAAGACACGCCGTTGGAAAGGACGATTTTGAAAAATTTGAAAAGAGATACTTGCCCTCCAAAAACTTTGGAATTATGATACTTACAACACCAGAAGGAATCATGACTCACAAAGAAGCAAAAGAAAAGGGAATTGGCGGTAGACTCTTAGTATATGTCTATTAAGGTGATAAAATGGTTGAAGCAGTAGTCCTTAGAGAAGAAATCGAGATTCCTGAGGGTATCGACGTCACCATAAATGGTGAAGTAACCGTGAAGGGATCAAAGGGACAGCTCTCAAGGAAATTTAAGCATTCCAATATTGTCATTAAAAAGGAAGATGAAAAAATTGTTTTAGAAAGTAATTTTCCTAAAAAAAGAGATAAAGCAATGCTTGGAACTATAAAATCCCATATTGATAATATGATTATAGGATTAACTGATGGATTTACTTATAACATGAAAATAGTTTATGCTCACTTCCCTATGACTGTAAAAGCTGCAGGGGATAAAGTTATAATAGAAAATTTCCTCGGTGAAAGATACCCGCGAACAGCAAAAATTGTAGGAAACGCTAAAGTCCAGATAAAAGGTGAAGAAGCAATCGTTACAGGTGCTAACAAAGAAGAAGTTGGACAAACAGCAGCTAACTTAGAGCAAGCTACAAAAATAAAGGGAAGAGATCCAAGGGTGTTCCAAGACGGAATATACCTTGTAAGTCGGGAATAACGGCGGTGACAATATGAAAAAACCAAATTTCAAAAGACAGGAATGGTTTAGATACAAGAAACTTGGGGATAAATGGAGAAAGGCTAGAGGTAAAACTAGTAAAACCCGAAGATACGAAAAAGGGAAACCCGCAATGCCTTCAATAGGCTACGGATCTCCAAAAGTAACAAGAGGGCTCCATCCATCAGGATACAGAGATGTACTTGTCCGCAACCTAAACGAACTTGAAAACCTGGATCCATCTGTTCAAGCCGGTAGAATTAGTGCTACAGTTGGAAAAAGGAAAAAAGAAGTTATGCTTCAAAAAGCAAAAGAATTAGGGATCAAGATTCTAAATAAGGGAGTTTAAGTACTAAATGCAGAGTGCTTAAGTCAGTAAAATCTGACACACAAATATAAATTGCAATTTAATCGCAAAAAAACCAATTAAGGTAAATTTTGATCAGCCTTTCAAAAATAAAGCTCTAAAACTTTCAATAAATATAAACTTGTATATAATGGCTTAAAATCTATATTTCAAGGAATTATTGACAGTTCTATAGGTTTTTTGAAGAGGTTGAAGGGAGGTTTCTTAATGAATCTTACTACTCAAAAGAGATTGGCCGCAGATATACTCAAAGTCGGGGAAAACAGGGTATGGATAGATCCTGAAAGAACAGAAGAAGTATCAAGAGCCATAACTCGTGAAAACGTAAAACAATTAATTGATGATAAAGCCATAAGAGCTAAGCCTCAAACTGGCATAAGCAGCTATAGATCAAAGAAAATTGCTGCACAGAAGAAAAAAGGAAGAAGAAAAGGTCAAGGTAGTACTAAAGGAGCTAAAGGAGCTAAAAATCCAAAGAAAGAAGCATGGATGACTACTATAAGGGCTTTAAGAACTGATCTAAAGGATATGAGAGAAAACAGGGAGATAAACAAAACTACCTACAGAAAGCTCTATAGGATGGCAAAGGGTGGCGCTTTCAGAAGCAAATCCTACATGAAAACCTATGCAAGGGATCATGGCCTGCTCAGGTAGATAAGGAGGAATTTAATTGGCACACGGATCAAGATACAAAGTGGCATTTAAGAGAAGAAGAGAAGGTAAAACTGATTATGGGGCCCGATTAAGGCTTATTGATTTAGAAAAAGCAAGGATGGTTGTAAGAATTACAAACAATCATGTAATTGCTCAAATAATAAAAGTAGCTCCAGAAGGAGATGAAACAATTATTTCAGCACATTCCAATGAACTTAAACAAATGGGATGGCTTGGATCTACAAAAAACAGCTCTGCAGCATATTTAACTGGATTCTTATGCGCTAAAAAAGCTTTAAAAGATGATGTAGACACAGCTGTTTTAGATATTGGTTTAAAATCACCTACAAAAGGCACTAAGGTTTTTGCTGTATTAAAAGGAGCAGTAGATGCTGGACTAAACATTCCTCATGGCGATTCAGTCTTACCTACAGATGAAAGGATAAGAGGGGAACACGTAGCACAATATGCAGAATCTTTAAGTGAAAAAGAACTTAATGAGAAATTTTCACAATATATAAAGAATGGATTATCCCCAAAAGATCTCCCAGACCATTTTGAAAAAATTAAACAGAAAATAAGTGAAGAGGGATCATAATGAATTATAATAAAGAAGAATGGGAGCCTAAAACTAATTTGGGACATTTGGTCAAAGACGGAACTATAACTGATATAGATGAAATCTTTGAAAAAGGACTTCCTATAATGGAACTTGAAATTGTTGATAAACTCCTACCTGATTTAGAAGAAGAAGTAATGGATGTAAACCTCGTGCAGAGAATGCACAAATCTGGTAGAAAAGTTAACTTCAGAGTAATTGTCGCAGTTGGAAATAAAAACGGATATGTAGGTCTTGGACAGGGAAAAGCCAAAGAAGTAGGTCCTGCAATAAGAAAAGCTGTTGATAACGCTAAATTTAATATAATCAAAGCCAGAAGAGGCTGTGGTGATTGGGGATGCGTATGTGGAAGAGAACACACCGTACCATTTAAAGTTGATGGGAAAAAAGGCAGTGTAAGAGTAACATTAATCCCAGCACCAGGTGGAGTTGGTCTTGCAATAGGAGATGTTGGAAAAACTATCTTAGGACTTGCAGGAATAGATGATGTATGGTCTCAAACAATGGGCCAAACACAGACAACCATAAACTTTGCAGGCGCTGTTTTTGATGCTTTGAAAACTTTAAGCAAAGTTAAAGCAACAAAATCTGACCTTAAAAATCTTGGAGTAGCAGTATAAGGTGATAACATGATTGCAGCAATAAGAGTAAGAGGTAGGACAGGGATTAAAAAGGACATTGCAGACACACTTGACATGTTAAAACTTACAAGAATCAATCATGCAGTCTTAATCGAAGAAAACCCTAGTTATCAAGGAATGCTTCAAAAAGCCAAAGATTACATAACTTGGGGAGAAATTGACTCTGAAACAGTGGCTAAAATTATATCCAAAAGAGGAAAATTAGCTGGTAACATTAAAGTCACTGAAGATTACCTAAAGGAAAATACAGATTATTCCTCAGTAGAAGAACTTTCAAAGGCAGTAGTAGATTCTGGTGCTAAACTGGAAGATAGTGGAATAAAACCAGTATTTAGACTTCACCCTCCACGAAAAGGATACGAAGACATTAAAAAAACTTTTGTAGAATCTGGAAGTTTAGGTTACAGAGGAGATAAAATAGGAGATCTTATAAAAAAGATGATCTAATATTTTTTAAAGATCAAAAAACTCTTATTTCATGAATTTGATGAAACTTTCAAGAGGGAATAACGATGATAAGAAGGACAAAAAAAATAAGGAAATTGAGAGGATCACGAACCATTGGTGGCGGATGTTCTAAAAAACGAAGAGGAGCAGGCCATAGAGGTGGAAGAGGAAATGCAGGTCTCCATAAAAGTAAATGGACATGGACCGTTAAATATGATCCAAAACACTTCGGAAAATATGGATTTAAAAGACCACCACGAAGTATTTTAAAATTCAATCCGGTTAATTTAGATTACTTAGATGAAAAATCAGAAGAATTAGTAAATCAGGGTTTAGCTTTAAAGAAAAATGGCGCAATTGAAATAAACGTCACAGACCTTGGTTACAATAAAGTTTTAGGAAAAGGTAAAGTAAACAGGCCTTTAATAGTAAAATCTCCTAAATTCTCCAGTTCCGCAATACAAAAAATAGAGGAAGCTGGCGGAGAAATAGTAACTTTATAATGTATTTAAGGCAAGGAGTGAAGCTCATTGATTGAAAAATTACAGCCAATTTTTTCATGGATTCCTCAAGTCAAGTCACCTCAACACAGACAGCCTTTTAAGGATAAACTCAAGTGGACAGGTATAATTCTTATATTATATTTTGTCCTTGCTAATATCCACCTTTTTGGGCTTAGTCCAACTGCTGTTGACCAATTTTCGCAGTTAAGGGCAGTACTTGCAGGGGAATTTGGTTCCATTATTACTTTGGGTATAGGGCCTATAGTAACATCATCCATTATTCTCCAGCTTTTAGTTGGAGGAAAAATATTGAATCTGGATCTTTCAAGACATGAGGATAAAGCTTTGTTCCAGGGCACTCAAAAGCTCCTTGCTATAATATTTACTTTATTTGAAGCAGCAGTAATGGTTTTGGCAGGTTTACTTCCTCCATCAGCACCAGAACTTGCAGCAATTCTTATAGCTCAAATAACTCTTGGTGGAATCCTCATTATATTTTTAGATGAAGTTGTATCAAAATGGGGATTTGGAAGTGGTGTAGGCCTCTTCATTGTTGCAGGAGTATCACAGGCAATAGTTGTGGGAACGTTTAACTTCCTTGCATCTCCAACATCACCAGGAGTACCTGCAGGAGCAATTCCTAAGTTTATATATCTTTTAACTACAGGAGCTCCTGATTTCAGCATACTCATTCCAGTACTTGCTACTATTATTGTTTTCCTAGTAGTAGTATACGCTGAAAGTATGCGGGTCGAAATACCTCTTTCTTATGGTGGGGTAAAAGGAGCAAGAGGAAAATATCCCCTAAGATTTATTTATGCAAGTAATATGCCTGTTATTTTGACTAGTGCACTTCTTATGAATGTGGCATTATTCGCTGGTTTATTCCAGAAAATTGGTTTCCCTATTCTGGGGACAATTTCTCAAGG includes these proteins:
- a CDS encoding 50S ribosomal protein L18 — encoded protein: MAHGSRYKVAFKRRREGKTDYGARLRLIDLEKARMVVRITNNHVIAQIIKVAPEGDETIISAHSNELKQMGWLGSTKNSSAAYLTGFLCAKKALKDDVDTAVLDIGLKSPTKGTKVFAVLKGAVDAGLNIPHGDSVLPTDERIRGEHVAQYAESLSEKELNEKFSQYIKNGLSPKDLPDHFEKIKQKISEEGS
- a CDS encoding 50S ribosomal protein L19e is translated as MNLTTQKRLAADILKVGENRVWIDPERTEEVSRAITRENVKQLIDDKAIRAKPQTGISSYRSKKIAAQKKKGRRKGQGSTKGAKGAKNPKKEAWMTTIRALRTDLKDMRENREINKTTYRKLYRMAKGGAFRSKSYMKTYARDHGLLR
- a CDS encoding 30S ribosomal protein S4e — encoded protein: MAIMGSRKHLKRFKAPKHWPIHPKENKWTVKPNAGPHAIDESLPLLLVVRDILKVADNAREAKRIINSGEILVDGRVKKDYKFPVGFMDVIEIPKSESIYRVLPDEKGRLVLYPIATENKEFKLCKITNKTTIKGGKTQLNLHDGRNCLSEDECRAGDVIILKVPEQDISEVIKFEKGTIGLITGGKHIGEIGKIKEINITKSSMPNTVEIETENKKTFLTLKEYVFVIGKTKPVITLPGGK
- a CDS encoding 50S ribosomal protein L5, which gives rise to MNPMEEVKIAKATINIGVGEAGERLVRAENLIKSITNQQPVRTFSKVTNPEFGIRKGQPIACKVTLRGEKADKAIKMILDGIENKLKTSQFDAQGNVSFGIEEHIDIPGMRYDPDIGIFGMNISVTFEKAGYRIKKRKIQRKKIHNKHKVTSEETINFMKENFQVRIK
- the rpmC gene encoding 50S ribosomal protein L29; translated protein: MVILRSKEIREMETEDIQKKLDELKAEYAKNISKSSAAGVYENPGKIKELKRTIARVLTIMNEKQREK
- a CDS encoding 50S ribosomal protein L14, translated to MKAITSNVTRVLPIGARLQCIDNTGAREVEIVSVKGYKGVRRRLAIAGVGDMIIVTVKKGTIDMRKEVMTAVVVRQKKEYRRADGLRVKFEDNAAVIITPEGTLKGSEIRGPVAKEAAERWPSIGSAASTIV
- the rpsC gene encoding 30S ribosomal protein S3, whose amino-acid sequence is MIEKDFVTEGLKRTRIDEYLENELERAGYGGMEIQITPLGTMIVVYAERPGMVIGRGGKTVRNITQTLKTGYGLENPQVEVKEVDIPELNPKIMAHKIAAMLQRGMHFRRVAYTALRRIMGAGAQGVEVTISGKIRGARSATAKFNDGYIKKCGEPSIRFVKEGFATVQLKPGVLGIYVRIMPPGMILPDKVDILQVAVEEPEAETISETLEVEEVEESSDQEIEDTKISEIAEELEEETSEELEEAEDIAEELEEAEESVEEEPESEEAVEPESEEEPEESVEEEPESEEAVEPESEEEPESEEITEDESGEELEEAEETIEEPEEEPEKASKEPEKAQEESKKPE
- a CDS encoding 50S ribosomal protein L6, with product MVEAVVLREEIEIPEGIDVTINGEVTVKGSKGQLSRKFKHSNIVIKKEDEKIVLESNFPKKRDKAMLGTIKSHIDNMIIGLTDGFTYNMKIVYAHFPMTVKAAGDKVIIENFLGERYPRTAKIVGNAKVQIKGEEAIVTGANKEEVGQTAANLEQATKIKGRDPRVFQDGIYLVSRE
- a CDS encoding 50S ribosomal protein L2, translated to MGKRLKSQRQGRGTPTHRSASHRFKGRIEYRSYDNVEKEGSLKGKIADIIHDPGRSAPIALVKFENGEKLLVLAPESIQINDDIEFGASAPIKAGNALPLAQIPEGTPVYNLEKSPGDGGKFVKASGTHASLITHDVGKAIVELPSGELKAFHPACRATIGVVAGGGRKEKPFLKAGNRYYALNAKGKKNVSVRGVAMNAVDHPHGGGNRQHPGKPTTVSRHAPPGRKVGSIAARRTGKRR
- a CDS encoding 30S ribosomal protein S14 is translated as MIHLPRKYGKASRKCRRCGDHSALVRRYGLMLCRQCFRELAHKIGFKKYN
- a CDS encoding 50S ribosomal protein L22, whose protein sequence is MAKINYAYTDDNKAKTAKALGRSLKISPKHSVEICNKIRGMNVETAKNYLEDVIEMKKAVPFKKHNKKVGHRRGLEGWPTGRYPVKAAAQILDIIKSAEANAEYKGLDTENLKIIHISSHKGYVIRGWTPRAFGRASPFNTPTTHIQIVLEEAQN
- the rplX gene encoding 50S ribosomal protein L24 — its product is MSKQPRKQRKLLHKAPLHVRHKLMSVTLSKELREQHGKRSIPVKKGDTVKIMRGDFKDHEGKVEKVDLKKYRVQIEGASLQKPDGNQIYHSVHPSKLMIVELDLDDEERNKIMERKG
- a CDS encoding 30S ribosomal protein S17, which codes for MVGIDVQEPKEKCDDPNCPFHGALPVRGQILEGIVTSDKAERTITVERSFYKFIRKYERYEKRKSKITAHKPDCIDVNIGDAVKIAECRPLSKTKHFVVLEVKGDK
- a CDS encoding 50S ribosomal protein L23; translated protein: MDPYAIIVKPHLTEKSMNSIDQNNELTFIVLRTARKADVKSAFEDLYAVKVERVNTQFTSKGEKIAYIKLAAEHSAEDIAVKMGVF
- the rpsS gene encoding 30S ribosomal protein S19, with product MARKEFIYRGYTLEELQQMPLDNVIQLFPSRQRRSLRRGFLPRQKKVLENIRKIKKEGKKGGRPQIIKTHCRDMIVLPEMVGLTFGIYNGKEFTEVTILPEMIGCYFGEFALTRKRVQHGDPGMGATRSSMFVPLK
- a CDS encoding 50S ribosomal protein L32e; its protein translation is MKKPNFKRQEWFRYKKLGDKWRKARGKTSKTRRYEKGKPAMPSIGYGSPKVTRGLHPSGYRDVLVRNLNELENLDPSVQAGRISATVGKRKKEVMLQKAKELGIKILNKGV
- a CDS encoding ribonuclease P protein component 1 encodes the protein MITPKNIFQHELIGLPVKIVNSTHDGFIGIEGKVVDETKNTIKIEQEDETEKVVPKGVATFHFNLPEGIIVEIDGNIIIARPEDRIKKKFRKYW
- a CDS encoding 30S ribosomal protein S8 encodes the protein MDPLANALTNMRNNEMQGNNRCKISPASKMIGRVLRTMQKEGYIGEFEFVDDNKAGQFIVELEGNINKCGVIKPRHAVGKDDFEKFEKRYLPSKNFGIMILTTPEGIMTHKEAKEKGIGGRLLVYVY
- the yciH gene encoding stress response translation initiation inhibitor YciH; the protein is MKVCEICGLPEELCVCEEIAREIQKVKVYTVRRRFGKLMTIVEGIDKHDIDIRELTKELKNKCACGGTAKKGQIELQGDHKRKVKQVLANMGFSSDTIEIR